The Chryseobacterium nakagawai genome has a segment encoding these proteins:
- a CDS encoding HlyD family secretion protein has product MELQSFDKIYHIHKKSRVKRWFLFIFIGGIITLFLPWTQNIKVKGNVTSLYQEQRPQQLHSPIPGKIIKWYVKNGDYVKKGDTLMQLSEIKEDYLDPLLVQRTQEQVNAKKGVRDFYEAKVGTVKSQLQALHSARDLKLNQLKGKISQLNSKLSGEEAELAAATNEVRLSEDQFTRQKKMYEEGLVSLTQFQQRSISYQNAIAKKTASENKVAQTRQEIINTGIEQNSVIQDYTEKLSKIEGERFQNMGQIEGSDGDIAKLENQVANYKARQDLYFIIASQNGQVIQLNKAGIGEVLKDGENIGTIVPTTVDYAVEIYVKPVDLPLIKEKQRIMCIFDGFPAIVFSGWPNSSYGTFAGEIVAVESNISANGLFKALVIEDKDEKRWPPKIKMGAGVQGIAILNDVPIWYELWRNINGFPPDYYEVKNDQSGKYEKSK; this is encoded by the coding sequence ATGGAACTACAGTCATTTGACAAAATATATCATATTCATAAGAAATCAAGAGTGAAAAGATGGTTTCTCTTCATTTTTATTGGAGGTATTATCACTTTATTTCTTCCCTGGACACAGAACATTAAAGTGAAAGGAAATGTAACTTCTCTTTATCAGGAACAGCGTCCCCAGCAACTCCATTCTCCTATTCCGGGAAAAATTATCAAGTGGTATGTAAAAAACGGAGATTATGTAAAAAAGGGAGATACCCTGATGCAGCTTTCGGAAATCAAAGAAGATTATTTGGATCCACTTTTGGTACAAAGAACTCAGGAACAGGTGAATGCTAAAAAAGGGGTCCGGGATTTTTATGAAGCGAAAGTAGGAACGGTTAAAAGTCAGCTTCAGGCTTTACATTCGGCAAGAGACTTAAAGCTTAATCAATTAAAGGGAAAGATCAGTCAGCTTAATAGCAAGCTTTCAGGGGAAGAGGCAGAACTGGCCGCTGCTACCAATGAAGTAAGACTTTCTGAGGATCAGTTTACCCGACAGAAAAAAATGTATGAAGAAGGTCTGGTTTCTCTGACTCAATTTCAACAAAGAAGTATTTCTTATCAAAATGCCATTGCTAAAAAAACAGCTTCGGAGAATAAAGTTGCTCAAACCCGCCAGGAAATTATCAATACTGGTATTGAGCAGAATTCAGTAATCCAGGATTATACAGAAAAACTAAGTAAAATAGAGGGAGAACGGTTTCAAAATATGGGACAAATTGAAGGCAGTGATGGAGATATTGCAAAACTTGAAAATCAGGTTGCCAATTATAAAGCAAGACAGGATTTATATTTCATCATCGCTTCCCAAAACGGGCAGGTCATACAACTCAACAAAGCAGGTATTGGGGAGGTTTTAAAAGACGGAGAAAACATAGGAACTATTGTTCCTACTACGGTAGATTATGCAGTGGAAATTTATGTAAAACCGGTAGACCTTCCTCTTATCAAGGAAAAACAGCGTATCATGTGTATTTTCGATGGTTTTCCTGCTATTGTATTTTCGGGATGGCCCAACTCCAGCTACGGAACATTTGCCGGAGAAATAGTTGCCGTAGAAAGCAATATCAGTGCTAACGGACTTTTTAAAGCTCTGGTCATTGAGGATAAAGATGAAAAAAGATGGCCGCCAAAAATTAAGATGGGAGCCGGAGTACAGGGAATTGCCATTCTAAACGATGTCCCGATCTGGTATGAACTCTGGAGAAATATCAATGGTTTCCCTCCAGACTATTATGAAGTGAAAAACGACCAATCCGGAAAATATGAAAAATCAAAGTAA